Genomic segment of Phormidium ambiguum IAM M-71:
ATTGATATATGCTGTTTAACTGTCCCGCTAGCAATTCTAAAATTTTTTAGCTGAATTTTTCCGCGCTAATAAACTTAAACTTAGCAAGCTTAAACCTGCAATAGCACTTGGTTCTGGAACCGTTTTAACTTCACTAAGTTGCCAACGCTCTTTGTTAAAAACCTCCGCTTCTCTTTGATTTACACCAAAGGGAAAAGAAATCAAAAAGTTAGATGTCTGAAAGTTACCTACAGTTGCGCCATTCAGTAAACCTGTTGCAGTTGCTAGGCGAAAACCAAAATTAGATTCAATGGTAGCTGTTTTTGGGTCTTGGACAAAACCAAAAAAGTTAGAAATTAAACCTGAATAAGAAATCTTAGAACTTTCCCCAAATGGTGCAAAGAAAGAAAACTTATTTTCTGGATTTCCTGAATATTCGGCTACCAAATTACTCAAATTAATTACACTGTCTCCATCATTTTGTAAGTCGCCATCGACTTTTCCTGATATAGTTTCTCCCGATCCAAATTGATAAGAAAATTTGAATGTAGCCGCCGATGCTGGAGCAGTTTCTTTTAGGGAAAAACTTAAGGCTACACTACTAGCTAAACAAGCAAACAAAAAGGTTAAATGTTTGGACATAACTTCATTCCTATTCGACAATTTTTTTACTAAGACTTTGCGTAAATCCCAATGGAGTGGTGCGTTACTTTAAACTAACGCACCCTACAGACAGAGGCTTTGCGTAAGTCTTAGTACTCTTAAATATCTATGCGGGAGCATTCTTAACTTTATGCAGCCAGAAATAGGAAATTTTAAAATTATGGTTTTCAGGAATTACTATCGAGCAAATTGTATCAATTTATAAGAATGTAAATGCACTCTGGAGAATCCCTTAAGCACAGGGATTTTTTTATTTATTGGGGATGTAGTCGCTAGGGAAGCGGGTACTTTAAAAAAGTACCTTTAAGGGTACTGCCTTCAACTTGCTATTACATATAGATTAGTAGTGTAAAGTGAAAATTTGCTATCAAAGAAATTAATAATAGTCTTCTCTGCTCTAGTCAAATTTTAAGTTTACTTTTGTCCGACTACTTACTTAGCAATTCAACCTAAATATCTTTTCTGGGTAATTTGAATAGTCGAAAAAGCATTGTACTTGGTATGGCGATTTAGTTCGTCGTCTAAACTTAGCTGTTTTTTCAGGGTTATTTACAAATAAAAATAATTTATGAAGGAGAAAATCCATGAAGTTTGTCCAACTATTTCTTAGTGCCGCGACATTAATTGCTGCTTCTGTTAGCCCTGCCTTTGCTAGTGAAAAAGTTGAAATTCTAGGCGCAAGCTATGGTGGTAACGGTTGCCCCAATCTATCTGCCAGTGTGAGCGTTAGTCCTGATGGTCAAGAACTAACCATATTATTTGATAAGTTCATCGCCCAGGGAAATAATCCATCAGAAACCAGGAAAAACTGTAATTTAAGCATTCCGATCAAATTACCCCAAGGCTATCAAATTTCCCTTTATGATGCTGATTACCGGGGCTATGTTGCTCCTGGAACTACGGGGAACTTACGAGCAGAATACTTTTTTGCAGGTAATCGCGGTCCGGTTTTTTCTCGAACTTTTACAGGTGAAGCTAACTATAATGTTCGAGATAATTTAGCAGCTGTAGCTGATGTTTGGTCGCCATGTGGTGACAGTGTAAATATGCGAGTAAATGCGGCGATGACTGCCAAAGGTTCTGGTGTAGCTACAGTTGACTCGTTTGATCTTGCTCACCGTGGGTTGGTTTATCACATTAAATATCGCAGCTGTAGAACGCGCTAACCTACCGCAAAGTACAATCCGAAAGCGATATCGTCCTTCTTATAACCTCTCTGTTTTAGAGAGGTTTTTTAGTACAAGTAAGCTGAGTGTAAGCCGAACTCGATATCGCTCTGATGCCATTCGGGTACAGCAAATTGTGATGTGCTGGGTCTTATTTTTCCTCAATTGGGGCAAATTTGGCAAATATTTCTGCTTCTGTGAGATTCACGGTTTGATTCGCAAATTCATAGTAACTGGGTTTCCGATCGATAAAGATTTGTTCCTTGAACTCAAACTCAATTCCATTTTGAAACAAACCTGCTGGAACAAAATATTCATTAGTCGGCAACAATTTGTAGAAAATATGCGTACCGCATTCACCACAAAAAGCTCTTTGCGCCCATTCTGAGGACTGATACACTTTTAGTTTGTCAATACCATCTATTTGGACATCTGAGCCACAAGCTATACCTAATGCGGGTCCGCCTCCCCATCGCCGACACATCCCACAATGACAGGCATCGATGCTCGTTTTGTCTGGCGTTTGGACAGTGATTGCACCGCAAAGACACTTACCATCCATTTTTCATCTCCTCCATCGAGAGCGATCGTTAGTCTGATTTTGCCATATACATAGTACTGGTCATGAGGGAGAACTAATTTAACAACCTAAAATTTAATATGGTTGACCATCTTGATGAGTAAATTGCCATTTTCCATCTACTAGTATCGCTTTTAGATCGTCATCAGGATAAGTGACTAGATCGTCGGGAGTGCGATCGCCTATTTCCAAGTAAACAACTTCCTCGCTGGTATTATTGACTAAGTGATGAGCATTACCAGAATCTGCCCGAAAACCTGCACACATACCAGGGACTAGCTGCTGTTCCCCTTCATCTGTAATTAATGTAGGACAACCTTGCAAAATATAGATAAACTCATCTTGGGTCTTATGGGCATGGCGAAGAGCAGAAGATGCTGATGGCTTCAATCTTGTCAGGTTAACACCAAAATTCTTTAGACCGAACAAATCGCCCAAAATGCGTTTCTCTTTTCCTTCCATCCGGCTAGCAAATGGTTCTGGGTAAAGACTCTTCTTCGCACGAGGCGCTACTTCGCTGGCTGTAATTGCGATCGGATAGTTGAAGTCTGACATATCATCAGTTCGTTATTGGTAAAAACAGACAATCTGTTCAATATATAACAGATTTACAAGCAGATATTCTCAGCGGCTAAAAGAAAAAACTTGAGCAGATAAACTAGTATCACCATAGCCAAAGCATAAACTAAACTTACTTATTGGTTTATCTACTTGGATGAGAAATATGAATGAAAATTTAGCTGTCATCTTGGGCGAACTCCAAGCACAAATATATTGGTTGCATGATGCTGAGAAGTTTACAGAATTAGCAACCGCCGCTGCTAATATCTATACAAAACTTGGCTATAGTCAGCAGCAGTCAGTAACGGCAGGTAAATTAATTAGTGAAGCATATCAATTAGCTGATGATGCCGATCGTGCTTACCAAGCTGGTGATTATGAGCAAGAAATGCAGTTTTATTATCAAGTTAAAGACAAATTAGCTGAAGTCGAAACTACGTTAAATTATCAAAATAGTATTGCTATACATCAAATGCAATGGTGGCGACACTTTCGCCATAAACAGAAATTACAAATTATTTTACACTTGTTTTTACAACATTTAAAAGCCGTAGGATTTATTCATTTATTTACAGCGATTAAACTGACATATTTTCTCATGGAAATAGGGAGAGTTCACAAACAGCGCGATCTAGAAACCACTAAACAAAATGCGATAAAATACTGGGAAGAATTACTGAAAATTCAACCCCAACAATACCCTTATCTTGGGTGATGTGATAATTTTAGTTGACTTGTCCAAGCTTTGAAAAACAAAAATCAAAAATGATAGAAACTGAGTTATTAGATAAAGCGATCGCACTAGCTAAAACTGCCCACGCTAACCAATTTGATAAAGCGGGCGCACCTTATATCGGTCATCCATTAAGGGTGATGAATAGTTTAAGTACCATGACAGAAAAAATTGTTGGTGTTTTGCACGATAGTATAGAAGATTCAGAACTTACCTTGAAAGATTTAAAAAATGCTGGTTTTCCTCACGAAGTTTTAGAAGCGATCGAAGCGATTACAAAAAGACCGAATGAAGACTATCAAATTTATCTGAATCGAGTTATGGGTAATGCGGTCGCACTTAGGGTTAAAATCGCTGATATGCTCGATAATATGGACATGAAACGGATTTCTGAACCTACAGAAAAAGACTGGAAACGGCTAAAAAAATATCAAGAAATCCTCCCCAAATTGCAAGCTGCTCTGTCTTGTTTTGAATCTACCAGGACTTACACAAATTATGAGAATAAACAAGACTTGTAGGCGCAATCCCCCTGTGGTTGCCCCTATACTTAAAGTCTCTGCGTAAGTCCTGTGTACGTGAGTTTCAGTTCACCTATCCACCGTCACACAAGCAGCCCGTTTTTCAACAGGTGACAAATAATTGAAATATAGCGATCGTATTCCCGTATTTTAAGCATAAACAAAACCTGCTTATTTGTTCATCAAACCGGATTTGCTAACTTGATGTTCTCAAGCATTTGCTTAACTAGAATAGTCAGAATAGATCCGGCAACCTCAACCACTTCAGCCGACCAGATCCAAACCTCATCTGCATACCCATTGACTAGGATAGCTTGCCCCTCATACTCATTCAAATGAATTTCATCTAGTTCCGGGGGTTGGGCTTCTGGCATCCTCATTGTAGTGAGCCGACGGTAGCTACCTGCCATAGAATCTGGCATGAGAAGCTTGAATCTCCCAACCTCTACAACACCTAAGTATTGATGCTTCAGATTCATATCCTTATTCTCCCTTTTGCATAGATTCAAAGTTGAAGTGTCAGGAATTGAAATAATATTTAGAGATGACTAAGTGTGCGATTTAGAAGCTCAAGTCCTCCCAAAACATCAGCAGACAGACCAATGAATAAAACTATCAAAGCAACAGCATGATTCACATTCCACAATAAGTAAGCCAAACCAAACAATAGTGGGTACAGAATAATCATGCCCAGAAATATGAAGAGGGGTTGTAAACTTTTCATTTTAAATACCTCCTTGAGCCAGAAGTCGGCTTGGAGTTAGGAAGTAACCTCTCACTTTAATCCTAAGCCAGTTAATCGCAGACAATAAAATCAGTTAATAACAATTAATATAGGGCTTGCTGTGGATTTAGTGTGAGAAATTTCCCTAATTTTAAATTATGAGCTTTACTGCAAAATTTTACGCTGATGAACCTGCCAAAATTATTTTCTCTTACTCAATACAAGATAAAAATTGTTAAATTTTAGAAAACTGCGCGATTGATTTAATTCTTATTATGATTAGGGCAATTTCGTCATTTTTGAAAATCTATTTTTAGGAGAAGGAGCGCAGCAAACTATTTTATACCAATTCTCTATGAAGATGCGCTGCACGGAACCCCACCCCAAACCCCTCCCCTTGTACAGTCCCGGTTCTATAATTAAGGGCAATTTTATGGAGAATTGGTATTAAAAATAGATTTATTAAAAATATCTTTATGTAAACTAACGCTTTGATTTAAACTCCACGATCGCATCTTTCACTGCATTATCAGATGCTTCGCTAATCAAAAACACCTTGAACTTCTGATCTTGGCTCAGATACTCACCATAAGCAGACTGCATATATGGTTTATAAGCTGAATCCTCGACTAAATGAGTCTCAAAAAATGCTAACAACATTGCATCCGCATAACTTTCCAGTAAGAACGGATCGGCCAGAGATAAACCTTGAATAGAGTTTAGAGTATGGGTCATTCCGGCATCCAAATTTGCCAAATTAATATGAGCTTGTCCTTCTGCCAGTGCTAAATATTTTACAGGCGAACTCAATAACGGAAAAGATTGGGTTTGCTCAAAGACTACTGGCGTTGCGGGATCGTCGCTACCCCCAACGAGGAATACTGGAACTGAAACTTGGCTCAGTCCTTTTGGGCCAAAAATTGCGTGGTTGACTGGGTTGGCGGCAAACACTGCTTTTACTCTGGGATCTCGGAAGTTATAGGCTTGGCGAGGCAATTGCAAAGCTCGGCATTGTAACAGCAAAGAGGTATTAATATAACCAAAGGGCCGATCGCACTGCTGTTGCAGAAAATCAAAATCGATCGTCGCTCCCCCAACTGCTAAAGCACCATATCCACCAAAGGAATGCCCCCCTACTCCTACAGATTGCAAGTTTAATCGACCACCAAACGAGTTTTGATTTCGTCGCTCTAGTTCATCAATTACAAAACTAATATCACGAGGTCGATCGATAAACTCACTAGTAAGAAAGTAAGATCCCGATAATCCATCTTTGAGATCTTCTACCTGCTTTGCATCACTCCCTGGATGCTGTGGCAAAGCCACAAAAAAACCATAAGATGCTAAATGTTTTGCCCGTCTTGCAAAATCTTCAGGTTTAGAGCCTAACCCATGAGAGATCACCAGCACAGGAGTTTTTCCCGCACGCCATCTTTGCGGCTGATAGACCAACACATAAAATTGGCGATTGCGGCTACCATCTTTTAATACCCAGCGTTGTTCCGTAACCCCAAAACGACCGGGCTGGCGCAGATCTGGTAATTGTGCAAAGTCTACGCTGGTATCCGTTTTGGACTCCTGAGCCGAAAAAGAAGACATTTTCTGAGTGAAAAATTCCGTTGCTTTGCTCACTCGTTCCAGCTGATTAAATGCTTGCAGCGAAGATGCCACATCCACAGACATATCTACAGGCAGCTTTTTGAAAAAGTTCAGCAGTGTCAATCCTTGGGAGTCAAACGCCGCCAAAACTATCCCAGCCCGGAGAGCTACTTTTCCATTGTTCCTCTTTGGGATTTGCACATACTGCCCTAATCGCCCCAGAATATCAAAACCCAGTTCGCTATTGAAAAACTGAGACACCTCGAAAGGCGGAAACTCCAAACGTTTTACCAGAAGTTCTCGAAACTTATTTTTGGTTTCATCGTTGGCTTTAGCAACTTGAAAGTAGAACTTTAGATCCTCATCAATCTCACCTGTTTTAGCAAAATTTTCTAAAGAACGGACGGGAAGCGATCGAACAATCGGCCCATATTGAAAGTAGATATTCTCTGCTGCTTTCCCTGGTAAGGCTGTCAATAGTGCCGAAAGGATGCCTAAAGTCAGCACTCGCAGCGATTTAACATTAGACAATTGTTGGCAAGAGGTAAAAATGCGACGAATCTTCATAAAGTTGATGCTCATTAGAGTTCCTGAATCGAGAGATGGGAGAAAAGCTTAAAAACGGAAAGTTAATGTGAAGTAAGGCCCATTGCTGTAAAGGCTGATATCAAACTCATCGTTACCACTACCAGTGTTGTAGCCAAGGTAGGCAAAACGATAGCCAATTCCTACGGAGGTATTGCCGGAAAACTTCCAATCCAAGCCCGCCAGAGCTTCCCAATTCAGCCCTAAACCACTGATATTAAACCCCGCAACTGTGCCTCCGACAACTCCGGCTAAATAGGGCGAAAAGTTATATCGGAATCTGGCTCCCACCAAGGGTTTTACTAGGGTGATACTGCGGCTATAGTCGCCTCCTCCACCCAAGTTGGTGTCTATTTCCAAATCTCCGTTGACCCCACCAATCCGCATCCCACCTATTAGATCGACCACCAAAGGGCCTAAGTCAAATTCGCTGTTAGCTCCTTTGGGGTTAACTTGGGACTGATTAAAGAAGCGATAGGCAACTGCCAAATCAACTGTCCAAGCTTCTGCGTCTAACTCAGAGCGAAATTCTGAAGGAATAATGTCGTCTAGACGAGCGCCCAAACGTGCCTCAAGTTCTTGTCGAACTCTACCATCCAAGCGACCCCGGAGGTAATCGGCAATTTGGGAACTGAGAACTGCATCAGCGCGTGCTTGAATTCGCTGCTCTATGCGATCGAGCGCCAAATTCAAAAATCGATTAGGATTGGGACGGGTGTAGCTATTGCTGTTCCCAACTGCTAGATACTCACCATTGAGCAGAAAACCCCAACGGTAATTAGGTGTCCAAGCTTCTGCTCGTCCTAATATGCCAAACTCAAACACATCTTTAACAGTAGAGAAAATGTCGCTAGCATCCTTAGCAAAATCTGCCCTGAATCCTCGTACTGTTGCATCACCATAAGCACTGATCGGTAAGTAGAGATAAGGTTGAATGAGAAAATGCCAGTTATTTGTCGTTTGACTTGTAGTGGCTGAATCTGTTGGTTTGGGTGCTTCGATCGGAGTTTCAGTCTGCTTTTCAGTGGAAGCCGAGATAGTTGGATCGGAACTAGTGATTCCATTCTTGGTGCGTTCAACGATCGGCAAATCTCCCGCTGTAGTACTGGGCTGATTATCAGCAGATGTAGGTGCTGGATTGATAACTATAGAATCCCATAATTCTGGATTCGCCAAATCGGTTGGTGTGTTTGTAATTGCCTCATTGTCTGTTTCTGGGTTTACTGACTCGGTTGCAGAGGCAAAGTTCGGAGTTGTGCATAAACCTGTGGTCAGAATCAGAAATACAGTAGATAAAAAACTTAGTTTCAGTAGCTTGTTTTTAGGCTTGTGCGATCGATCTTCTTCGCTCAACAACAATTGAGTTTTAATTTTCATATTTATTTCCTTTTAACACAATTGATTTAGACTTTCTTAGCTGCTTCTTATTCGGAGTTTTTTTAGAAAATAAAAAATTAAGTGAAAATGCAATTTCTCGATCGTTTTCACACTGATAAGCTCGTTTCTTGAGAATAAGAAACACTTCCAAATTCAGAAGCAACCGTAATTATACGGTTGCTTTGAACGTGATTCTTGTCATTTCACGCCAGTTGCTAGTGAATATTCGGAATTATGCCAAATTCGGGTTAGTTACCCCTCTATCTTCTAAAGGTACGTAGTTGCGCTTCAGCGCTCTTATCCCAGCTTTCATAAGAGCGCTAAAGCGCAACTACGTACCAAAGAGTAGCTGTAATCTTATAACTAGCAACTTGGGTTAGTATTAAAAACCCATTGAACTTTCTAAGCCTTCTAAAACAACATCTGCGATCGCCTTAATCCGATAACGACAAGCCTTTGTTTCTGAAGAATTGAAAGTGCCATTCTCCCAATATTTGTTGCTTCCGGCTCCACCACCACAGAGTCCAAAATAGGGACAATTCTGGCGACAGAGTGCTACTCCTGCGGACATATCCCCGTACATTTGGTGAAACTTTTCGCTGGAACAGACTGATTCAAAGGTATCTTCGAGAATATTTCCTAAGATAAACTTGCCATAGCGATCGGTTTGCACCGACAAAAGTTCTGGATCGAAGGTAGCAAAATTTCCTTTGGAGTCAATATTGACAATCACAAAAGGTTTGTTCATATCGGTATTTTGCAACCGCGAATCTGTATAGATTAAACTACAAATTGTTTCAAATTCTCGCAATTTGAATTCTCCATTGCTTTGGGTGACTAATTCCCAAAATCTTTGCATAAAAGCCCGATACCGATTTTCAATACCCGCCCGATCCAGTGAAGAAACTTGATTAGTTCCTTCCGTTTCTTCCATGTTGAATCCAACATTAGTAATGCCATTATCCATGAAAAAATGGAAGATTTCATCAGGATAATCTAGAGAGTCTTCGGTGAGAACTGCGATCGCACTACATTCAAAATTGTTTTTTTGCAAATAAGAAATCCCGCGCATTGTCGCAGCATGAGTTCCCAATCCTTTGCGGGTTTTGCGATGAGCATCATGGAGAAAAGCTGGCCCATCAATACTTACCCCAACATGAACATTGTATTGCTTAAACAGATCGCACCAAGCTTGATTAATCAGCGTAGCGTTGGTTTGAAATGATTGTCTAAGTTTATAGGGCGTTTTATTGTATTGTCGATCGACTGTATCAATCCCTTGAAAAACAGCTTCGTAAAACGAAATTGGCATCGCTAGGGGTTCGCCAGCGTGCCAACAAACAGTAGCATCTTGGCGAAAAAACTGGCTAGTAAAAATGGTTTTGAAAATAGGTTCAACTAAATCCAAAGATAGCTGCTGCTTGACTTGGCGATCGGGCAAATAACAATAATCACAGTCTAAATTGCAGAAGGAAGTAGGCTGAATCACGATTAAATTAATCGGCCCAAAGGCAGAAAAATCATCAACCTTTGCCCTAGATTCCAATTGATTTTTTGCCTTTATACAAGTCTGTGCGTTACTAATCGCCATAATCTATAATTGCTAAATAATTTGCACAACAGCCCTTTGTAAAACACCATTTGATACTAAATCCGGGTTAGTTAAGAACCCTTTTTATAATGAACCGCAGAGACGCAGAGAACGCAGAGGAAAGAGGGAGGAGATATAGGGGGTAAATAACCCGGATTTGGTAGGATTATCAGTAGTTTAAAAAACCACCCCCATTTACCCAACCCCCATTTACCCAAGGGCGTGCATTCACAAAGCCACCCCCACCACCACCATTTACAAATCCTCCTCCTCCGGTACGATTGGCAAAGCCACGCCCACCTCCGTTCCCCCATGCTCCTCTGGCAAGCAGCACTTCTATCGGTAGAGTTGTTTCCTGGGAAAGATTGTTTTCGCGTTCCCGAATTGCTGCTGTAAGACGGGCTAAACGACTTTCAATTAATTGAGTTTTATCGGTTATTGAATCAGTTTGACTAGTTGTAGCCATTGCTCCTGGGATCTGAAGGGCTGATAGAGCTAAGAAAAAGCCAACTAAGCCAGTGCGTGTGGTGATATTCAAAGTTTTTTCTCCAGCAATACAAATGAAACTCTAAATTTTCCGATGTCTTAAAAGTTCTATTTTTTACCGTCGTTGTGTTTGAGGAGTGTCTGTCAGTGGAATCTGCTCACGACTCAAGATGATCGTCTCGAAATAGGCACGAATTAGCTCTGGGGGAACTTCCACTAGCCCATCTGTTCCCAACCATCGATTTACTATATCCATATACTTCTGCTCGCCAATAATATAGCCTTGCATTAACTTGGCGATCGCTCGATTCACCGAATTCAGCAACATTGAGTTATTTTGCGGCACCATACAGGCAACTCCGTAGCGAGCTAATGGTTGCACTGGGACGAGTGCGTAGGCTTCAGGATTGCCCTTCAAGGTAGCTCCTGCGAGTATGATGCTATCAGCTGCGATCGCATCGACTTTGCCATCTCTGAGTGCTACAAAACCTTCCTCTGCCTCTTTTAAAGGAACTAGAACAGCTTTGGGTTGAATAAATTTCATGACCACTTCACCCATAGAATTAGGTACAACCCCTACCCGTTTCCCTGATAGCGACTCTGGTGTACCCGTTAAGCCACTGTTGTTTTTGATCAGTAATCGAATCCCG
This window contains:
- a CDS encoding PEP-CTERM sorting domain-containing protein (PEP-CTERM proteins occur, often in large numbers, in the proteomes of bacteria that also encode an exosortase, a predicted intramembrane cysteine proteinase. The presence of a PEP-CTERM domain at a protein's C-terminus predicts cleavage within the sorting domain, followed by covalent anchoring to some some component of the (usually Gram-negative) cell surface. Many PEP-CTERM proteins exhibit an unusual sequence composition that includes large numbers of potential glycosylation sites. Expression of one such protein has been shown restore the ability of a bacterium to form floc, a type of biofilm.) is translated as MSKHLTFLFACLASSVALSFSLKETAPASAATFKFSYQFGSGETISGKVDGDLQNDGDSVINLSNLVAEYSGNPENKFSFFAPFGESSKISYSGLISNFFGFVQDPKTATIESNFGFRLATATGLLNGATVGNFQTSNFLISFPFGVNQREAEVFNKERWQLSEVKTVPEPSAIAGLSLLSLSLLARKNSAKKF
- a CDS encoding DUF4360 domain-containing protein; the protein is MKFVQLFLSAATLIAASVSPAFASEKVEILGASYGGNGCPNLSASVSVSPDGQELTILFDKFIAQGNNPSETRKNCNLSIPIKLPQGYQISLYDADYRGYVAPGTTGNLRAEYFFAGNRGPVFSRTFTGEANYNVRDNLAAVADVWSPCGDSVNMRVNAAMTAKGSGVATVDSFDLAHRGLVYHIKYRSCRTR
- a CDS encoding GFA family protein — translated: MDGKCLCGAITVQTPDKTSIDACHCGMCRRWGGGPALGIACGSDVQIDGIDKLKVYQSSEWAQRAFCGECGTHIFYKLLPTNEYFVPAGLFQNGIEFEFKEQIFIDRKPSYYEFANQTVNLTEAEIFAKFAPIEEK
- a CDS encoding cupin domain-containing protein produces the protein MSDFNYPIAITASEVAPRAKKSLYPEPFASRMEGKEKRILGDLFGLKNFGVNLTRLKPSASSALRHAHKTQDEFIYILQGCPTLITDEGEQQLVPGMCAGFRADSGNAHHLVNNTSEEVVYLEIGDRTPDDLVTYPDDDLKAILVDGKWQFTHQDGQPY
- a CDS encoding GTP pyrophosphokinase; translation: MIETELLDKAIALAKTAHANQFDKAGAPYIGHPLRVMNSLSTMTEKIVGVLHDSIEDSELTLKDLKNAGFPHEVLEAIEAITKRPNEDYQIYLNRVMGNAVALRVKIADMLDNMDMKRISEPTEKDWKRLKKYQEILPKLQAALSCFESTRTYTNYENKQDL
- a CDS encoding alpha/beta hydrolase — translated: MSINFMKIRRIFTSCQQLSNVKSLRVLTLGILSALLTALPGKAAENIYFQYGPIVRSLPVRSLENFAKTGEIDEDLKFYFQVAKANDETKNKFRELLVKRLEFPPFEVSQFFNSELGFDILGRLGQYVQIPKRNNGKVALRAGIVLAAFDSQGLTLLNFFKKLPVDMSVDVASSLQAFNQLERVSKATEFFTQKMSSFSAQESKTDTSVDFAQLPDLRQPGRFGVTEQRWVLKDGSRNRQFYVLVYQPQRWRAGKTPVLVISHGLGSKPEDFARRAKHLASYGFFVALPQHPGSDAKQVEDLKDGLSGSYFLTSEFIDRPRDISFVIDELERRNQNSFGGRLNLQSVGVGGHSFGGYGALAVGGATIDFDFLQQQCDRPFGYINTSLLLQCRALQLPRQAYNFRDPRVKAVFAANPVNHAIFGPKGLSQVSVPVFLVGGSDDPATPVVFEQTQSFPLLSSPVKYLALAEGQAHINLANLDAGMTHTLNSIQGLSLADPFLLESYADAMLLAFFETHLVEDSAYKPYMQSAYGEYLSQDQKFKVFLISEASDNAVKDAIVEFKSKR
- a CDS encoding outer membrane protein; protein product: MKIKTQLLLSEEDRSHKPKNKLLKLSFLSTVFLILTTGLCTTPNFASATESVNPETDNEAITNTPTDLANPELWDSIVINPAPTSADNQPSTTAGDLPIVERTKNGITSSDPTISASTEKQTETPIEAPKPTDSATTSQTTNNWHFLIQPYLYLPISAYGDATVRGFRADFAKDASDIFSTVKDVFEFGILGRAEAWTPNYRWGFLLNGEYLAVGNSNSYTRPNPNRFLNLALDRIEQRIQARADAVLSSQIADYLRGRLDGRVRQELEARLGARLDDIIPSEFRSELDAEAWTVDLAVAYRFFNQSQVNPKGANSEFDLGPLVVDLIGGMRIGGVNGDLEIDTNLGGGGDYSRSITLVKPLVGARFRYNFSPYLAGVVGGTVAGFNISGLGLNWEALAGLDWKFSGNTSVGIGYRFAYLGYNTGSGNDEFDISLYSNGPYFTLTFRF
- the grrM gene encoding cyclophane-forming radical SAM/SPASM peptide maturase GrrM/OscB; its protein translation is MAISNAQTCIKAKNQLESRAKVDDFSAFGPINLIVIQPTSFCNLDCDYCYLPDRQVKQQLSLDLVEPIFKTIFTSQFFRQDATVCWHAGEPLAMPISFYEAVFQGIDTVDRQYNKTPYKLRQSFQTNATLINQAWCDLFKQYNVHVGVSIDGPAFLHDAHRKTRKGLGTHAATMRGISYLQKNNFECSAIAVLTEDSLDYPDEIFHFFMDNGITNVGFNMEETEGTNQVSSLDRAGIENRYRAFMQRFWELVTQSNGEFKLREFETICSLIYTDSRLQNTDMNKPFVIVNIDSKGNFATFDPELLSVQTDRYGKFILGNILEDTFESVCSSEKFHQMYGDMSAGVALCRQNCPYFGLCGGGAGSNKYWENGTFNSSETKACRYRIKAIADVVLEGLESSMGF
- the grrA gene encoding GrrA/OscA1 family cyclophane-containing rSAM-modified RiPP, yielding MNITTRTGLVGFFLALSALQIPGAMATTSQTDSITDKTQLIESRLARLTAAIRERENNLSQETTLPIEVLLARGAWGNGGGRGFANRTGGGGFVNGGGGGGFVNARPWVNGGWVNGGGFLNY
- the grrP gene encoding extracellular substrate binding-like orphan protein GrrP codes for the protein MFKKMSIAALGLLMALSFPQNAKAETIFERVSRTGVLTFGTRVDTIPYSYVNDKQQVVGYSVDVMELIRQELERKLNRPITVEFKVINNSDELMQKVSKGEIDIACTTQFTWQREDFVDFSMAYSLSGIRLLIKNNSGLTGTPESLSGKRVGVVPNSMGEVVMKFIQPKAVLVPLKEAEEGFVALRDGKVDAIAADSIILAGATLKGNPEAYALVPVQPLARYGVACMVPQNNSMLLNSVNRAIAKLMQGYIIGEQKYMDIVNRWLGTDGLVEVPPELIRAYFETIILSREQIPLTDTPQTQRR